One Bradyrhizobium sp. CCGB12 genomic window carries:
- a CDS encoding alpha/beta fold hydrolase: MTSIRYRKANVDGLNIFYREAGRTDAPALLLLHGFPTASHMFRELIPALSDRFRLVAPDLPGFGQSDMPARESFAYTFAALAHVIERFTEVIGLARFSLYVFDYGAPTGFRMALRHPERIASIISQNGNAYEEGLSEGWSPIRAYWEDPSQANRALLRSFLSPETTVWQYTHGVPDASLVSPDGYTLDNHYLARPGADQVQLDLFGDYRTNVAMYPEFQAYFRKHKPPFLAVWGKNDPFFLPAGAKAFQRDMPGAAVRFFDTGHFALETHVREIAMAIGDFLDQPNSNG; encoded by the coding sequence ATGACGAGCATTCGATACCGCAAGGCGAACGTGGACGGACTGAACATATTCTATCGGGAGGCTGGCCGGACTGACGCGCCCGCTTTGCTGCTGCTTCACGGATTCCCGACGGCCAGCCACATGTTCCGCGAATTGATCCCCGCGCTCTCGGATCGCTTCCGGCTCGTGGCGCCGGATTTGCCCGGTTTCGGCCAGTCCGACATGCCGGCTCGCGAGAGCTTTGCCTATACGTTCGCCGCGTTGGCGCACGTGATCGAACGATTTACGGAAGTCATCGGACTTGCTCGTTTCTCGCTCTACGTCTTCGACTATGGCGCGCCGACGGGCTTTCGGATGGCTCTTCGACATCCCGAGCGTATCGCTTCCATCATTTCGCAGAACGGCAATGCCTATGAGGAGGGATTGAGCGAAGGCTGGAGCCCGATCCGTGCTTACTGGGAAGATCCATCACAAGCGAACCGGGCGTTGCTGCGGTCATTCCTTTCGCCGGAGACGACGGTTTGGCAATACACCCACGGGGTACCTGACGCCTCCCTGGTTTCCCCTGATGGATACACATTGGACAACCACTATCTCGCGCGTCCCGGCGCCGATCAAGTCCAGCTCGACCTTTTCGGCGACTACAGGACCAACGTCGCCATGTATCCGGAATTCCAGGCCTACTTCCGCAAGCACAAGCCGCCTTTCCTGGCGGTCTGGGGCAAGAACGATCCCTTCTTCCTGCCGGCGGGTGCGAAGGCGTTCCAGCGCGACATGCCGGGTGCCGCAGTGCGCTTCTTCGACACAGGGCACTTTGCGCTCGAAACTCATGTGCGGGAGATTGCGATGGCAATCGGTGATTTTCTTGACCAGCCAAATTCAAATGGCTGA